A genomic region of Raphanus sativus cultivar WK10039 chromosome 6, ASM80110v3, whole genome shotgun sequence contains the following coding sequences:
- the LOC130495858 gene encoding WEB family protein At3g02930, chloroplastic-like — translation MTFDMVLDDADIAGRVRTGYLKQESLQKELKRASLKLTSQAREIKELKHKLWERYEKLPDMQSYFHFREGETDRTRVEFSIKTKKVFMVVSEFENKPQLLSQANEIIKRQAYDINTLQRALIKEKEEEIEFYIVAESINCQKDTFSMYLRGELDNIQEEMDALRDLHRWKLDDNGVENLLNKMKRREVNAQSTSRSESTQLQIFVRMIYGGKTIVIYTNKNNTVEQLHHRIEPKVKVPVKEQLVIYKGERRDIMYAVSRMLRGDWICPRNKLYVSYRNILGSLLDLFLGIETQKRELSVHGCTRNSINDLVSIVRDLKYARSFETDTDVKKRDKIIEKLYAEIEVLKMAKSHPHGSADQLCNKAIELQEQLEEANMMKRSGSDSLVSLTKQLEGRSKRLHAVVSEMTELKDKAKLMAMAGLRQSEDLYKSEQLLETAEELLSKDEKEAIKMKSELETVKEEKKQGLKKNQILMEEKNKIRSKVEEEKSEISMQILASALHQASSESRVLKEELLSLGGQDYEMQVEHYKNRIEVTQVSEVKQIKMRETGLFNHVKKFDEEVCKMRRETNRLGNLVKRAHEETDGALKKESLLRDDLKEVEDDVICLQEALREARAESLKLNSKMLDKETEFKSILHDNDLLRVKENDDKSKRATGHIFYVGESLIRWCSSKQENVVVSSCETENMAGIEAMKHAILFQELHRLIPESENRVDVLMKEFGKLKLKKMRGIIKSLFRMDFKLKGEIVGVSLKLA, via the exons ATGACTTTTGATATGGTTCTTGATGATGCTGATATTGCTGGAAGGGTTCGTACTG GTTATTTGAAGCAAGAGAGCCTACAAAAAGAGCTGAAGCGGGCGAGCCTGAAGTTAACTTCACAAGCCAGAGAGATTAAAGAGTTAAAACATAAGCTTTGGGAAAGATACGAGAAACTTCCTGATATGCAGTCGTACTTTCACTTCAGAGAAGGAGAGACGGATCGAACGCGTGTTGAGTTTTCAATCAAAACCAAGAAGGTTTTCATGGTGGTTtctgaatttgaaaacaaaccACAGCTATTGAGCCAAGCTAACGAGATCATTAAGAGACAAGCATATGATATAAATACACTTCAGAGAGCACTGAtcaaggagaaggaagaagagatagAATTTTATATCGTGGCAGAGTCCATTAATTGTCAAAAGGATACTTTCTCAATGTATCTCAGAGGCGAACTTGATAACATCCAGGAGGAAATGGATGCATTAAGGGATCTGCACAGATGGAAGCTCGACGACAACGGTGTCGAGAATCTCCTTAACAAGATGAAGAGGCGTGAGGTCAACGCCCAGTCAACGAGTCGTTCTGAGTCAACTCAGTTGCAGATCTTCGTGAGGATGATTTATGGAGGGAAAACAATAGTGATCTACACCAACAAGAACAACACAGTGGAGCAGCTCCACCACAGAATCGAGCCAAAGGTAAAGGTTCCAGTGAAGGAGCAGCTTGTTATCTACAAAGGAGAACGCCGCGATATCATGTACGCAGTCTCTCGAATGCTCAGGGGCGATTGGATTTGTCCTCGTAACAAGCTTTATGTGTCGTATCGGAACATCTTGGGATCTTTGCTGGACCTATTTTTGGGTATTGAGACGCAGAAAAGAGAGCTTAGCGTACATGGATGCACAAGGAACAGTATCAATGATCTTGTAAGCATCGTGAGGGACCTGAAGTATGCGAGAAGCTTTGAAACAGATACAGATGTTAAAAAACGAGATAAGATCATTGAGAAACTTTATGCTGAGATAGAAGTTTTGAAGATGGCAAAGTCTCATCCCCACGGATCTGCTGACCAGTTGTGCAACAAAGCCATAGAACTGCAGGAACAGTTAGAGGAAGCCAACATGATGAAGAGATCTGGCTCGGACTCTCTGGTTTCTTTGACGAAACAGCTAGAAGGAAGAAGTAAAAGATTGCACGCTGTGGTGTCTGAGATGACTGAACTCAAAGATAAGGCAAAGTTAATGGCGATGGCGGGGCTTAGGCAAAGCGAAGATCTTTATAAATCAGAACAACTGTTAGAGACTGCTGAAGAATTATTATCTAAGGATGAGAAAGAGGCAATAAAAATGAAGAGTGAGCTTGAAACTGttaaagaggagaagaaacagggtttaaagaaaaatcaaattcttATGGAAGAGAAGAATAAAATCAGGTCGAAAGTGGAAGAGGAGAAGAGCGAGATATCTATGCAGATTTTAGCTTCAGCGTTACACCAAGCGTCGAGTGAATCACGCGTGTTGAAAGAAGAGTTGTTGAGCCTAGGTGGTCAGGATTACGAGATGCAAGTAGAACATTACAAGAACAGGATTGAAGTCACGCAAGTCAGTGAGGTGAAACAAATCAAGATGAGAGAGACTGGTCTGTTTAATCACGTGAAGAAGTTTGATGAAGAAGTTTGTAAAAtgagaagagaaacaaacaGGTTAGGTAATTTGGTGAAAAGGGCCCATGAAGAAACTGATGGAGCATTGAAGAAAGAGTCTCTGTTGAGAGATGATCTCAAAGAAGTGGAAGATGATGTGATTTGTCTTCAGGAAGCTCTCAGAGAAGCAAGAGCTGAAAGCTTGAAATTGAATTCGAAAATGCTGGACAAAGAAACTGAGTTTAAAAGCATTCTTCATGATAATGATTTGCTTAGAGTAAAAGAGAATGATGACAAGAGCAAGAGAGCGACAGGACATATCTTTTATGTTGGTGAAAGTCTAATTAGGTGGTGTTCGAGTAAACAAGAGAATGTTGTGGTATCGTCGTGTGAAACTGAAAACATGGCAGGGATTGAAGCCATGAAACATGCTATATTGTTTCAAGAATTACATCGGCTTATACCCGAGAGTGAAAATAGAGTCGACGTCTTGATGAAAGAGTTTGGGAAATTGAAGCTCAAGAAGATGAGAGGCATTATCAAAAGTTTGTTTCGAATGGATttcaagcttaagggggagattgttggaGTAAGCTTGAAGTTAGCTTGA
- the LOC108810900 gene encoding probable N-acetyltransferase HLS1: MVGQWWKEGDEKVVIRCYNDQRDRIEMECVEKSCEIGNDQTFLFTDTLGDPICRIRNTPRFTMLVAEVRNKLVGSIQGSVKPVKLQDKSVNVGYLLALRVMPPYRRHGIGSILVRKLEEWFMSHNADYAYMATQKDNEASLGLFVGTLGYVIFRNPAILVNPVNPRGLKIPSDIGIRKLKVKEAASWYRKHVVSKTDFFPGDIVKILRNKLSIGTWVAYYKNNNKIRSWAILSVWNSSKVFKLKIGKAPFSFVFLTKVCNFVGRFLPFLGLTALPDLFTSFGFYFLYGVHAEGPLRGKLVRALCEHVSNMAALDDGGACKFVVVEVDGENNGSDDSLRRCVPHWKMLSCDDDTWCIKPLKREENATSLSDFTDMFLSSKSRCLFVDPRDV; the protein is encoded by the exons ATGGTGGGGCAATGGtggaaagaaggtgatgaaaaGGTGGTGATCAGATGCTACAATGATCAAAGGGACAGAATTGAAATGGAATGTGTGGAGAAAAGTTGTGAGATTGGTAACGACCAAACTTTTCTCTTCACCGATACATTAGGCGATCCCATCTGCAGAATCCGGAACACTCCTCGCTTCACTATGCTG GTGGCAGAAGTTAGGAACAAGCTGGTTGGTTCCATACAAGGGTCAGTAAAGCCAGTTAAGTTGCAAGATAAGTCAGTGAATGTGGGTTACCTTCTTGCTCTCAGAGTCATGCCGCCGTATAGACGCCATGGCATTGGTTCAATTCTCGTGAGAAAGCTTGAGGAATGGTTCATGTCTCACAATGCTGACTATGCTTACATGGCCACCCAAAAGGACAATGAGGCCTCTCTCGGTCTCTTCGTCGGAACACTTGGCTATGTCATCTTCAGAAACCCGGCAATTCTGGTCAACCCGGTAAACCCCAGAGGTTTGAAAATACCTTCTGATATTGGAATAAGGAAGCTAAAG GTGAAAGAAGCTGCGTCATGGTACCGGAAACACGTGGTATCAAAGACAGATTTTTTCCCAGGCGACATAGTCAAAATCTTGCGGAACAAGTTAAGTATAGGGACATGGGTAGCTTATTacaagaacaacaacaagatCAGAAGTTGGGCAATTCTTAGTGTATGGAACAGTAGCAAAGTATTCAAACTTAAGATTGGCAAAGCtccttttagctttgtgtttCTCACCAAAGTTTGCAACTTTGTCGGTAGATTCTTACCTTTCTTGGGCTTAACGGCGTTGCCAGACCTGTTTACTTCGTTTGGGTTCTATTTCCTTTACGGAGTTCACGCAGAAGGTCCGTTACGTGGGAAACTTGTTAGGGCTTTGTGTGAGCACGTTAGTAACATGGCTGCTTTAGATGACGGTGGCGCGTGTAAGTTCGTGGTGGTAGAGGTCGACGGGGAAAATAACGGCAGTGATGATTCTCTGAGGAGATGTGTTCCGCATTGGAAAATGCTTTCGTGTGATGATGACACATGGTGCATCAAACCATTGAAGCGTGAAGAGAATGCGACTAGTTTGAGTGATTTTACCGATATGTTCTTGAGTTCAAAGTCGCGATGTCTCTTTGTGGATCCAAGAGATGTGTAG
- the LOC108808688 gene encoding F-box/kelch-repeat protein At4g38940-like codes for MNYGIIVIFILKEIESQAPDLVTSLPDGVMFDILARVPRYEYPTLSLVSKQFRSLVASPGLYIRRSGFTEHCFYVLLYNYKSHDYRWYSLRRKANGKRRFVLVDSLPAKKLDASILSVGSSIYVLGGGRDGFLRIDCRFHTVEHLPNMPLHMSHKIADVIDGRIYVIGNNYDSMKKKKAMVVFNTEAQMWEPGMIRPDIDLGYQTWSSCVAMAEKMYTTDNSKSFVYKPKEGKWETEEMLSSKTWGSNACVVDDVLYYFDKLDLRAYDSKHRCWGVVKGLENYLPMTIRSDWIGTANYCGKLALCFSKGWGPYPKGRGWCRTMKIWCAEISLERRQGGQIWGKVEWCDQVLVADNLFVKKFVTVLV; via the exons ATGAATTATGGAATCATTGTCATCTTCATCCTC AAAGAGATTGAGTCTCAAGCACCAGATCTGGTTACATCACTTCCCGATGGCGTCATGTTTGACATCTTAGCACGTGTTCCAAGGTACGAGTATCCAACACTCTCCCTCGTTTCCAAGCAGTTCCGATCACTAGTTGCTTCACCTGGTCTATACATAAGACGATCCGGCTTCACCGAACACTGCTTCTATGTTCTCCTCTATAACTACAAATCACATGATTACCGTTGGTACAGTCTGCGACGGAAAGCCAACGGCAAACGCCGCTTTGTCCTTGTCGACTCGCTTCCAGCTAAGAAGCTTGATGCAAGCATTCTCTCGGTAGGGTCGAGCATTTACGTGCTTGGTGGCGGGAGAGATGGCTTTTTAAGAATTGACTGTAGATTTCACACTGTGGAACACCTCCCCAACATGCCTTTGCACATGTCTCATAAAATTGCTGACGTCATCGATGGGAGAATCTACGTGATAGGAAACAACTACGActcgatgaagaagaagaaggcgatGGTGGTGTTCAATACAGAAGCACAAATGTGGGAGCCTGGGATGATAAGACCAGACATAGATCTAGG ctatcagaCGTGGTCTAGTTGTGTCGCGATGGCTGAGAAGATGTACACAACGGATAATTCTAAGAGCTTTGTTTACAAGCCAAAGGAGGGTAAATGGGAAACAGAAGAGATGCTGAGTTCTAAGACGTGGGGGAGTAATGCGTGTGTTGTCGATGATGTATTGTACTATTTTGATAAGCTGGACTTAAGAGCATATGATTCAAAGCATAGGTGTTGGGGAGTGGTGAAAGGTTTGGAAAATTATTTGCCAATGACTATAAGGTCAGATTGGATAGGCACTGCGAACTACTGTGGGAAACTTGCTTTGTGTTTTTCTAAAGGATGGGGGCCTTATCCTAAAGGAAGAGGGTGGTGTAGAACAATGAAGATTTGGTGTGCTGAGATTTCGCTGGAAAGACGTCAAGGAGGACAAATTTGGGGTAAAGTTGAGTGGTGTGATCAGGTTCTGGTCGCTGATAATTTATTCGTGAAGAAATTTGTAACTGTTTTGGTCTGA